The Pyrus communis chromosome 14, drPyrComm1.1, whole genome shotgun sequence sequence atcttctttttttttaaagaaaaacttgcTCAGATCCACATAACATCAATACTATTAGAGTGGGGCCCCATAATATGTCGCATGTTAACAAATATtttagaaaaattcaaatcaaagaaCCATTTGATATGTGGCACTCTTACTAAAGTATAAAATTGATCGATTTATAAATTTATGGACCATTTTGACAAGATGAGtcaatttcaaaagaaaaacttgtgtggagCTTAATCTATCTTACGGAGTGGCAGTACCATCCACTCAAAACTTGTCACATGAAGAATTTTAAGTataattttctccttttttttttatattcaaatttatcataattatttttcattctATTTAATATATAACATCAAATTAATCTAACGaactctttttttcctctctctcttttttcttctcaaattttcCGTTCCGTATGAAAGTGGACATCTCAACTTTAGCTTTGCAAGCATGCTTCTAAAAAATGTCCAGATGCATGTATTTTCTGAGAGGAAATAAGTGTTAACCAAAATAAAGTGAAGATAACAAATACATTGTGAAATTCAACTCCATAATCAGGAGTGAGTCTGtatgtttatatttataaagACTTAAGAGTTTATATTTATAAAGTGAAGATAACAAATACATTGTGAAATTCAACTCCATAATCAGGAGTGAGTCTGTACGTTTATATTTATAAAGACTTTAGAGTTTATATTTATAAAGTGAAGATAACAAATACATTGTGAAATTCAACTCCATAATCAGGGTCGGGTCGGCGAATTCAGAGGCATACCAGTGGTAGTGGGTAGGGAAAATTGAGGGCTTGGAGTGGCGGTCGACGTTGAAAATGAAGGTCTTGAGGGTTTGATCGGCGGTCTACGGGGCGATTTGGGCTGAGAATTTGAATAATGTGAAGTTAGACTACTTCCATTGATTCAGCCTCGGAGGCTTCAATTACCAATCTGGGTTGGTCGATTTCGGGGAGAGGGGTAGGCAGCAGAGAAGGAGGAAtgggttttggggggggggggggggggggggggggggaggggggagatGTTGGCGTGGGTGGGGAGGGGGTCGGGGGTTGCAGAGAAGGGGAAGGGGTTGGGGATGATGGGGgtttggttatttttttattttttttatttttaagggtaaattattattattttaatagaaaTGAGTCTCGGATCAAGCTACATCAgtatttaactgagaaatttacggccaagctaacggaaggtataacattggaccaaattctaaagatgaggtatgacattgtcaattttaaaagatgaggtatgatagtgttgtgagaccaatagttgagatagttttttgtcatttacccaATTTTCTAAATACTATCTGGCATTTTGAAATTACACATCTGTTAGGTCACCAACGTTAGGTGCTAACATGCACAAATATTGAAGCTCACTATGAGATTGATTAAGATTGATTATGGGAATTCAAAACTCCATAGATGACTTCAGAGTTAAAACTCACGTCAATATTTTTCACTTCATCACCTAATGCTAATAGCCTAATATTTGCCTAATTTTTTAAAagataatgctaggaagaccaaaatttttaaaccaaataatgtgtctccaataagaaataaacacattaattgacacttaattaattatacaatcatctacaaccatattatttggtttgcaaatttgattgcCCTTACATTATCATTTTCAAAACGTTTAAtagttatttaaaatatattaaatctagtaaaagaaaattttgagtagtTATTCTTATTTAATCTTTCGGGTTTTTAGTTTCTCAAATTGGAGAAAACTTATGTGGGGCTTAATTTGCCACTAAATCTTGCTAAGTGATACTACCATCCACTCAAAGCTTGCCACGTGGCTAGCTTTAagtttgtgtgtatatatatatatatatatatatatatatttttttttttttttttttccattcttCTATACTTAAATATCTCATgattaattttctttctaataagTACACACCACAGATTCATCCAACggctcatttttttctctcttcttccgtctctctcctttttttgtcaaattttcccTAGCATATGCATTCTTCGCTCACCCGCACTATTTCTTGCGTTTCTTCATAAGAAACTGGGGAAAGAGTATTAGTTTGTGAGTTAATCTTTATCCTACAAGGATTAGAATTTTAACTGTAAACTCTTTAAGTCTTTATAAATATAAACGTACAGACTCACTCCAGATTATGGAGTTGAATTTCACAATGTATTTGTTATCTTCACTTTATTTTGGTTAACACTTATTTCCTCTCAGAAAATACATGCATCTGGACATTTTCTAGAAGCATGCTTGAAAAGCTAAAGTTAAGATGTCCACTTTAATACGGAACCgaaaatttgagaagaaaagagagagaggaaaaaaagagttCGTTAGATTAATTTGATGCTATATattaaatagaataaaaaataattatcataaatttgaatataaaaaaaaaggaaaaaattatacttaaaaTTCTTCATGTGACAAGTTTTGAGTGGATGGTACTGCCACTCAGTAAGATAGGTTAAACTcgacacaagtttttctcttaAAATTGACTCATCTTATCAAAATGGtccataaattaaaaaatagatcAATTTTATATTCTACATATCAAATGGttcttttatttgaatttttctaaAATATTTGTTAATATGCGACATATTATGGGGCCCCACTCTAATAGTATTGATGCTACGTGGATCTCAgcaagtttttctttaaaaaaaaagaagataatgttccgaaaataaaaaaacaacagataaagaaaaacaaaaaagaagaaatttgctacaaaaataaaaacacgaCCTAGGGTAAAGCACTTGGATTCAATCAATCAAAAAGACCTACTTGGACAGTTAGTTGGACTGAACTTGACCTAAAAAccagatgaagaaaaaaaaaggaaaaaacaacaGCACaagagaacttttttttttttttaaacaataaattttgttaaattagatatTAAATTAATCATTCACGATTTTTAAGTTCATATTATCATGCAAAGATTCAACTCCGACCACTTTTGAACGGTACAGAAGATTAGATGCATGTTTAGATGGAAGGCCATACACGAAGGAGAGTAAATTTGTTTCTGAAAGTTACAGTacatttggatttttttataaattttaattctgtGCTTCCATTGGACCAACCCTCCTCCACCCCGCAATCCCACacttccatttttctttcttccttcattATCTGGTAATTATTTTCTTCCAACTTTCCCAAAATTTCCATGAAAGTTCCGGTCATAACTCGGGCCCGGTTTAAGGCCTCCCCTTTTCTCTCAACTCCCAAAGTCCTCTCCCCTCACTTCTCTATcctctcaaattctcaagcCCCCTCGACTCCCATGGCTGCCTGCATCCACACTCAAAGCCACCCACTTTGTTGGGATTCAAACAGGTCCACATCCGACGAAGACGGCTACCATTTCATGAAGTTCTGCCGCCGCAGTTTCTCTGATCAGGTTTCCTGCGCACCCATTTCCCAAAATCGCACGAAAACAACTCAGACGCGCAGAATCGTGGAGGATCTCGGCCCCGATGAAGATCTATGGCTCAGAATGCAGGATGAAGCTCGCTCGGATATAGATGAAGAACCCACCTTGTCAGATTACTATTACACTTCGATTCTGTCGCATCCTTCTCTGGAAAGTGCTTTAGCCCACCATCTGTCTGTGAAATTAAGCAATCCTAGCCTCTCCTGTGCGACCCTAGTGGATATTTTCATGGGGGTGTTCGCACAGGATCAGGAAGTGGTCAGGGCCGTGAAGGATGATCTGAGTGCGGTGAAGGAGCGGGACCCGGCGTGCGTGAGTTACACGCACTGCCTCTTGAATTTCAAGGGATTTCTTGCGTGCCAAGCCCACCGGGCGGCGCACAAATTGTGGTTGCAGGGGAGGAAGGTCCTGGCTTTGCTGATTCAGAACAGGGTGTCCGAAATTTTCGCGGTGGACATTCACCCGGGAGCGAAAATCGGAAGCGGGATACTGCTGGACCACGCCACCGGGCTCGTGGTGGGAGAGACGGCGGTGATTGGGAACAATGTGTCAATTTTGCACAGTGTGACTTTGGGAGGGACCGGAAAGGCATCTGGGGACCGGCACCCCAAAATTGGGGATGGGGTGCTGATTGGGGCAGGGACCTGTATATTGGGGAACATTAGGATTGGGGAAGGGGCAAAGATTGGGGCTGGGTCTGTGGTGATAAAGGAAGTGCCGGCGAGGACAACGGTGGTTGGGAATCCGGCCAAGTTGCTTGGAGGGAAAAATCCAGTTAAGTTGGACAAGATGCCTAGTTTTACTATGGACCATACTTCCAATATAGCTGAGTGGTATGATTACGTTGTTTAAGAGTAACTTACATGAAACGGGTGCTCTTGTTATTTAGAGGCCCGTTTGGATCTTTTgaaaaattttagttgtttttttggggattttttCTGCTTGTGGTTTAAGTGTGAATTGAATTTCTCCTATTAGCATATAGAGAGCCTCCTGCCTCGATGCAGATTATGTAACATGTAATGGGGTTTGTATTCTTTCTCAGAATTGGTGTTTCAGTATTATTGTGTGTACTGTTTTGTACTATTGTAAGATGTTaagattattgtttgttttgaatGTCAAAGTTCGGGGTTAGCATGTTTACTTGTGATGATTTTAGCTCGGTTAGTTAGAAGCATTCAAGATGTAATGCACCGGTTTTAGCTCGGTTAGTTAGAAGCATTCAAGATGTAATGCCCGGTACGTTGTCACTGTATCTTTGGGATAATGTATGTCGACACATCAGACGTCTTGTGTTTGAATTCTACTCGATTTCAGTTGTATAGAAAACGTTGTTGTCATTGATTGATTCAATGAGTATTGTTAGAAAAGAAGATCAGATTAGGCTAAGGTCGTTCCCCCAAGTGTTTTTGGTTTGCAAAAGCAGCAAAAGAGATCATGAGAACCCATGACAGCAACTTCTTCCGGGCCACTTCTTGTTCCGGATATCATCTCTTATGGTGGTTCCGGCATTGCTTTTGCGCAAAAAGGGTTGAGTCTTTCCATAAATCAGGGAATAGAAGGGATCTAActcattcaaatttattttcttcgaACATCGAATCGCCTATCAACCTTGGAGAGATTATCATTTCCACGACATATGGCATCACTGCCAGAGTGGTAGTTGGCAACAAACGCAAAGACATGGTCCAAGAAGAACTAATAACAGCTGTTAGGGAAGGTGCAAATGCAACGGGTGGCTTCGAGGTGGATGATATATTCCCATCCAACAAAATACTTCATGTGAATTGCTGTGATCAGTGGAATGAGGGATAACTTGAGAATATTCACATTGTCGAAGATCATAAAGACAGAAAAGAGGCAGCCGAGACTACAGGCAAGGACAAAACGGACGATCTTCTAACGAGCTTGATGTTCCTATAACAAACGACAATATCAAAACGGTTCTCCGGGTCAGCATGCTTAATTTTGTATGCAAATTATCGAGTTATTCGTGTAATTTTTGTTTGCAACATGATAATCCTACTGAATCTCGTATTCTAATATTTCAGGATATTTTCACTGCAGGGATTGAAACTTCATCTTCAACTGTGAAATGGGAGATGTCAGAAATGCTGAAAA is a genomic window containing:
- the LOC137715208 gene encoding serine acetyltransferase 1, chloroplastic-like, encoding MKVPVITRARFKASPFLSTPKVLSPHFSILSNSQAPSTPMAACIHTQSHPLCWDSNRSTSDEDGYHFMKFCRRSFSDQVSCAPISQNRTKTTQTRRIVEDLGPDEDLWLRMQDEARSDIDEEPTLSDYYYTSILSHPSLESALAHHLSVKLSNPSLSCATLVDIFMGVFAQDQEVVRAVKDDLSAVKERDPACVSYTHCLLNFKGFLACQAHRAAHKLWLQGRKVLALLIQNRVSEIFAVDIHPGAKIGSGILLDHATGLVVGETAVIGNNVSILHSVTLGGTGKASGDRHPKIGDGVLIGAGTCILGNIRIGEGAKIGAGSVVIKEVPARTTVVGNPAKLLGGKNPVKLDKMPSFTMDHTSNIAEWYDYVV